The following coding sequences are from one Melanotaenia boesemani isolate fMelBoe1 chromosome 19, fMelBoe1.pri, whole genome shotgun sequence window:
- the LOC121629540 gene encoding liver-expressed antimicrobial peptide 2-like encodes MMTQEKIIILSVFLALICITQVNALPVPENWNGLIQRTKRSLLWRWNSLKPVGASCRDPLECGTKYCRKNICSF; translated from the exons ATGATGACACAGGAAAAAATCATcattctctctgtttttctaGCCCTGATATGTATCACTCAG GTCAATGCGCTACCTGTTCCCGAGAACTGGAATGGTTTGATCCAGCGGACAAAGAGATCCCTGCTCTGGCGTTGGAACAGTCTGAAGCCCGTTGGTGCCAGCTGTAGAGATCCCTTAGAGTGTGGCACAAAATACTGCAG GAAAAATATCTGTTCCTTCTAA
- the scarb2c gene encoding lysosome membrane protein 2c — MVLKSCCIYSIGVFSILMLILGISLVLSDVFSHFIQSAVKKEIVLKNGTEAFEAWTDPPAPIYMQFYFFNLTNPKEVLEGDRPAVVEIGPYTYREYRPMEQVTFQDNGTTVAAVNTKTYIFQRNMSRGPESDLIRTVNIPAMTVMEMFKNSPVEANVISAYMKSSGEGLFSTHTVGELLWGYEDALLKALKLLRPKLDDVFGLFYKSNASNDGEYVFFTGQQNYKDFTRVDTWNGKSALDWWSSDECNMINGTIGASFHPVITKNEMLYMFSSDLCRSLYALYEEDVAVRGIPGYRFVPPSKVFANLSVNPANAGFCVPAGNCLGSGLLNVSACKQGAPIIMSSPHFYQADERFVRDVFGMRPQKDQHQTAIDIEPLTGFILQAAKRIQVNVYVEKISTFSQTGNVKTVVIPVVYLNESVVIDETSAKKLKAIVVSKDVVENIPFMLIGVGIILGGIFMFLMCRQKVPESTAAERQPLLSS, encoded by the exons ATGGTTCTGAAATCATGTTGTATTTACAGCATCGGAGTGTTTTCTATATTAATGCTGATTCTCGgcatttctttggttttgtctgacgtgttttcacattttattcaaTCGGCAGTTAAAAAG GAAATAGTCTTAAAAAATGGAACAGAGGCTTTTGAGGCCTGGACGGATCCACCGGCTCCCATCTACATGCAGTTTTACTTCTTCAATCTGACAAATCCCAAAGAGGTGCTGGAAGGTGATAGACCGGCTGTGGTGGAGATTGGACCGTATACATATAG AGAGTATCGGCCCATGGAGCAAGTAACTTTCCAGGACAATGGCACTACAGTAGCAGCTGTCAACACTAAAACCTACATCTTCCAACGTAACATGTCCCGAGGTCCAGAGAGTGACCTCATCAGAACAGTTAACATCCCTGCCATG ACTGTCATGGAAATGTTCAAGAATTCACCCGTTGAGGCTAATGTGATCTCTGCCTACATGAAGTCCTCCGGTGAAGGCCTgttcagcacacacacagtgggAGAACTACTGTGGGGATATGAAGATGCCCTCCTCAAAGCCCTAAAACTTTTAAGACCTAAACTGGATGATGTTTTCGGACTCTTCTATAAG AGTAATGCTTCAAACGATGGAGAATATGTGTTCTTCACTGGTCAGCAGAACTATAAGGACTTTACTAGAGTAGACACTTGGAATGGCAAAAG CGCTTTGGACTGGTGGTCGTCGGATGAGTGCAATATGATTAATGGAACCATTGGTGCATCTTTCCATCCAGTCATCACCAAGAATGAGATGCTCTACATGTTCTCCTCTGACCTGTGCAG GTCTTTGTACGCTCTGTACGAGGAAGATGTGGCAGTGAGGGGGATCCCTGGGTATCGTTTTGTTCCCCCCAGTAAGGTCTTTGCCAATCTGTCTGTGAACCCGGCCAACGCAGGCTTTTGTGTGCCTGCCGGTAACTGCCTCGGTTCTGGCCTGCTCAACGTCAGTGCTTGTAAACAAG GAGCTCCCATTATAATGTCATCACCACACTTCTACCAGGCAGATGAGAGATTTGTCCGGGACGTATTTGGCATGAGGCCCCAAAAAGACCAGCACCAGACAGCCATTGATATCGAACCG cTAACAGGATTTATCCTCCAAGCCGCCAAACGCATCCAGGTTAACGTCTATGTCGAGAAAATTTCTACCTTCAG tcaaaCTGGAAATGTGAAGACAGTGGTCATTCCTGTGGTTTATCTCAAtgag AGTGTTGTCATTGACGAAACATCAGCCAAGAAGCTGAAAGCGATCGTTGTGAGTAAGGATGTCGTGGAGAACATCCCGTTCATGCTAATCGGTGTCGGCATCATTTTAGGAGgaatattcatgtttttgatGTGTCGACAGAAAGTCCCTGAG agcaCTGCTGCTGAACGACAGCCCCTGCTCTCATCATAG